One region of Leucoraja erinacea ecotype New England chromosome 10, Leri_hhj_1, whole genome shotgun sequence genomic DNA includes:
- the LOC129700882 gene encoding uncharacterized protein LOC129700882 isoform X1, giving the protein METVERWKICLCLFVAVFITSLANSTEQPINVKETSSDATSLLNVSTTTLGLNKSTARPSSGNIAHDTDANRTVGLPITQSLKNGTDFNNSSENSTISALIQNTEMSELTKKKEMATIVTDGAPPPGNETQVEGRKPTASPTSSSSLNTKPPHVTVVHYVTEKNGHVTKVGSTIQMTRIPQQMETTEKHSIAQTSGPETTTQPKNALPATFTRHEESKELTNAMLTAESETQPVLPTKTMPIVVSSSSSTGISTTTTTTTTTTTESTSTNWPRTTHATIETVVTTSTMINKATTLFSTQQSEDSAVNAKKMVNGKPVSNPNQSKVDPLVIGMITVFFIIIGIVSLLGFLKYRQRVNQPEFRRLHELPMDDMMEEDTPLSLYSY; this is encoded by the exons caaattcTACTGAACAACCAATTAATGTAAAAGAAACATCCAGTGATGCAACATCCTTGCTTAATGTGTCAACAACCACACTGGGATTAAATAAATCTACAGCAAGACCAAGCAGTGGTAACATAGCCCATGATACAGACGCGAACAGAACTGTAGGTCTTCCTATTACTCAGAGTCTGAAAAATGGAACAGATTTTAACAATTCATCAGAAAATTCAACTATTAGTGCTTTAATTCAGAACACAGAGATGAGTGAACTaaccaaaaaaaaagaaatggctACCATAGTTACAGATGGAGCCCCTCCTCCAGGGAATGAAACCCAAGTAGAAGGTAGAAAGCCAACTGCAAGTCCTACAAGTAGCAGCAGTCTCAACACAAAACCTCCACATGTCACTGTGGTTCATTATGTGACTGAAAAAAATGGCCACGTCACGAAGGTTGGATCTACTATTCAAATGACAAGGATCCCACAACAAATGGAGACCACTGAGAAACATTCAATTGCTCAAACGTCTGGGCCTGAGACCACAACTCAGCCAAAGAATGCTCTTCCTGCAACATTTACCAGACACGAGGAATCAAAAG AGTTGACCAATGCTATGCTGACGGCAGAATCTGAAACACAGCCAGTGCTCCCAACCAAGACCATGCCGATTGTAGTGTCCTCCAGTAGCTCTACAGGCatatccaccaccaccaccaccaccaccaccaccaccacagaaAGCACCTCCACCAACTGGCCCAGAACCACCCACGCCACGATAGAAACCGTCGTCACAACTAGTACAATGATCAACAAAGCAACCACGTTATTTTCCACCCAGCAGAGTGAGGACAGTGCGGTCAATGCCAAAAAAATGGTGAATG GGAAGCCAGTTTCTAATCCAAACCAAAGCAAAGTGGACCCACTGGTTATAGGAATGATCACAGTTTTCTTCATTATTATTGGAATTGTTTCACTTCTTGGATTTCTAAAGTATCGGCAGCGAGTCAACCAACCAGAATTTAGGCGACTTCATGAACTTCCAATG GATGACATGATGGAAGAGGACACTCCATTGTCTCTCTACAGCTACTAA
- the LOC129700882 gene encoding uncharacterized protein LOC129700882 isoform X2 — protein sequence MEANSTEQPINVKETSSDATSLLNVSTTTLGLNKSTARPSSGNIAHDTDANRTVGLPITQSLKNGTDFNNSSENSTISALIQNTEMSELTKKKEMATIVTDGAPPPGNETQVEGRKPTASPTSSSSLNTKPPHVTVVHYVTEKNGHVTKVGSTIQMTRIPQQMETTEKHSIAQTSGPETTTQPKNALPATFTRHEESKELTNAMLTAESETQPVLPTKTMPIVVSSSSSTGISTTTTTTTTTTTESTSTNWPRTTHATIETVVTTSTMINKATTLFSTQQSEDSAVNAKKMVNGKPVSNPNQSKVDPLVIGMITVFFIIIGIVSLLGFLKYRQRVNQPEFRRLHELPMDDMMEEDTPLSLYSY from the exons caaattcTACTGAACAACCAATTAATGTAAAAGAAACATCCAGTGATGCAACATCCTTGCTTAATGTGTCAACAACCACACTGGGATTAAATAAATCTACAGCAAGACCAAGCAGTGGTAACATAGCCCATGATACAGACGCGAACAGAACTGTAGGTCTTCCTATTACTCAGAGTCTGAAAAATGGAACAGATTTTAACAATTCATCAGAAAATTCAACTATTAGTGCTTTAATTCAGAACACAGAGATGAGTGAACTaaccaaaaaaaaagaaatggctACCATAGTTACAGATGGAGCCCCTCCTCCAGGGAATGAAACCCAAGTAGAAGGTAGAAAGCCAACTGCAAGTCCTACAAGTAGCAGCAGTCTCAACACAAAACCTCCACATGTCACTGTGGTTCATTATGTGACTGAAAAAAATGGCCACGTCACGAAGGTTGGATCTACTATTCAAATGACAAGGATCCCACAACAAATGGAGACCACTGAGAAACATTCAATTGCTCAAACGTCTGGGCCTGAGACCACAACTCAGCCAAAGAATGCTCTTCCTGCAACATTTACCAGACACGAGGAATCAAAAG AGTTGACCAATGCTATGCTGACGGCAGAATCTGAAACACAGCCAGTGCTCCCAACCAAGACCATGCCGATTGTAGTGTCCTCCAGTAGCTCTACAGGCatatccaccaccaccaccaccaccaccaccaccaccacagaaAGCACCTCCACCAACTGGCCCAGAACCACCCACGCCACGATAGAAACCGTCGTCACAACTAGTACAATGATCAACAAAGCAACCACGTTATTTTCCACCCAGCAGAGTGAGGACAGTGCGGTCAATGCCAAAAAAATGGTGAATG GGAAGCCAGTTTCTAATCCAAACCAAAGCAAAGTGGACCCACTGGTTATAGGAATGATCACAGTTTTCTTCATTATTATTGGAATTGTTTCACTTCTTGGATTTCTAAAGTATCGGCAGCGAGTCAACCAACCAGAATTTAGGCGACTTCATGAACTTCCAATG GATGACATGATGGAAGAGGACACTCCATTGTCTCTCTACAGCTACTAA